The Cuculus canorus isolate bCucCan1 chromosome 5, bCucCan1.pri, whole genome shotgun sequence DNA segment CAAGGCCAGAAACATATTTATGTTACACCAAAAAATAAAGGTATCTGAGAAACTGAGGTCTTCTATgccaaataaaaacaagcaactCACCCTACAGAAGGGTTCCttctcttgtatttcttttgctcCAATCAGTTTCAGCCCTCGGACATTGTTCTGCAGCCCTCTCTCATACAGAGCTTTGAGCCTTGGAATTTCCTCTTGTTCAACGGCGACAATCAACTTCAGAAAAGATAAGAAGGCACACTGAGCAAAGTACACAAAGCGCACTCAGGTTTGGCATCAGGCCCAAGCTAACAAGTAAGTAACAGCAAACGAGTGAACAAGTTATAATTCAAAAGGGGAAAACTTGTTTGTGCCATCATATGCACATGATTCTATAAATACCCATTATTACCGAGAAAGCATCGATCATACAATGggttgtgttggaagggacctcaaagcccatccagttccaccccctgccatgggcagggacacctcccactggatcaggggctccaagccccatccaacctggcctggaacccctccagggatggggcagccaccactgctctgggcaacctgggccagggcctccccaccctcagcgtgaagaaattcttcctacaTAGGCATCTCTGCGCTGTGCTCCTCAGGCCTGGGGCTGTTTTATGTAAAATTAGGTATAAAGCTTCACCGTCACCTTCCCCGGAATAAACGCTGCTGGGGATAGTGATGCAGAAGTGCACAAATCCAGCGTCAAAGGACCAGCAAcgctgctggggctgtgccagccctgcctgggcTCAAATTGACAACTCCAGAGCGTGTCTGCTGTCAGGGCGCTTTGAGTTGTGCACAAATCCACAGTGCCATCCTGTGACCAAACCCAGGGCCCACCCACACCACCACATCCAAGGATCTCTGGTCTGCAACCCGGAGCTGGGAGAGAGATCAGCATCCAGCGGGTGCTGAGGCAAAGCAACCCTCATCACATCAGACAGGGTCTGCGCTGTACTTCTAAGAGAAAGGCTCATGTTGTCCAAGACATTTATGAGCAACCTGGGAAGGGGCAGGGAGGTGAGAACGCCAGAGGATCGTTTGAAGCAACTCAGGGTGGTTCAGGCAAGAGCTGATGGTGAAGAACCGTAAAGGGACTTTCTGAGGTGAACTTGTTGGAATGcatccaaagaagggcaatgaagctggtgaaggggccagacaacaagtcttatgaggagcagcagagggacctggagcagcttagcctggagaaaaggaggctgaggagagaccttaccactgtctacaactgcctgaaaggaggttgtagagaggtgagcGCTAGTCTCTCCTCCCAAGCAAGaggagataggatgagaggaaatggcctcaagctgcaccaggggaggttaacattggacatcaggaaaaatttcttcacagagagTTACCAggccttggcagaggctgcccaagggggtggtggagtcactatctctggagctgtttaaaagatgggcagatgaggtgctcagggatctggtttagtagaggacaggtacagttgaacACAATGATCtcaaacgtcttttccaaccaagcaattctatgaaaATCGAGCAGATGAAATTCAATGCCAATTAATGTGAAATGATGCCCACAGCAAAAGAAGTCAGCTTTATGCAGGAACTTATGGAATCCAAGTTCAAAGTTATTACTCAGGACCAAGATACTGCATTCAGGATAGACAATCCAATGGAAACATCAACTAGTGACAGCTGAAAAGCCTTAAACTGAATGTTAGGAACAGCCAGGAAAAGGATACAGGAGAACACAGAGAGTTCTACTATTTTGCTGTAGAAATCCAGAGCCTGACCACACCTTGAATGCTGTGCGTGGTTGTGGTCTTCAGCTGGTATCAAAGATGCAGTAAATGGTTCAGAGAATGAAGACATAGTCACGTAAAAGCTTCCCTGAGAGGAACGACTAAGTAGACCAAGATTCACCAGCTGGAAGGGACAATTTTGGGAAGGAAGGGATATAAAATTAGATGCAACTTACAGAGTGTGAGCACAGATCAAGTGTTTACAGCCTCTTCCAACACAAGGGCTAGAGGTCATGAGACAAGGCTTGTAGGAGCCAGCTTCTAAATGACATGACTCTTTATGCAGTAGCTATTTACCTCTGGAGCTGTTTATTAAAGTATGATCTGGTGCAAAAGCTTTGAATTGACAATCACTGGAAGAGAAATCCATTTGGGAATTACTACAGTCAAAATAAATCGGGCTCAGAAGACCAACTAGGCTGAAGAGTTCAAAGTTGGGAGAACTAATAATTTCATTGTCCTCTTCTCATTCCTTCCTGGCTCTCTGTCTACAGACACTTCCAGAAGCGGGATATAGGGCTAGGCAAACCCCAAGATGAATCAGCACAGCCTCAGCATTTCAGGTTTTTGCTAGTTGGATGTAGCGTGGCATGAATGCACATCACTCAGTGACGTCTGGATCTGGTTTTAAGTCATTGTGTTGGTTCAGAGCCCGATATGCCAAGAAGTACGGTACGCACATACGGAGAGCCTGTGTTCCTTGGAGCTACACAGGTGACCCTCCACGGGGCCCCGTTTCCACTGTCACCTGGGCTGCTTCCGTTCAGATAAGGAGAATTACTATTTAGGCTCAGCAAAGGAACTGATTTCGAGTTGCTGGGAGGCGTCCGTGCCCATGGGAggcaggttggaactggatgaactttaccgtcccttccaacccaaaccattctatgattccatgatcctgaAGGCAGTACGCGCTGCAGAAACTGCTCACTTGGGGGAAAGACCACAACCAGGCCTGTGCTATACGTTGTAACATACGTTACACAGCCTTGGCTTCCACAGGTGAAGCAAGAACACCCGGCAGCTCCCGTACCTTCCCACACTGTTTGTACGGTATTCCCTTCTGGTCACAGTACTCGTAGCAGAGGGCAGCACCCTGCACACACAGCTTGGCCTTCAGAGATCCAGGTGTGTAGTAAATCCCGCTGTGAATCACACCACTGTTGTGTCCGCTCTGGTGGTGAGctaaacagaaaggaaaaaatgttagtATATACATGTTGCTACGATTGGTTCATACCTTAATCACTTTgccaggcagaggagagagtAATGTGACGTCCTGCCCTAAAGCAGCATTACAAGAGATACTCAAATAAGGTAACTACACAGCAAACACAATTCCCCCCTTGGTCTCAAAAGGCTCAGAAAATACTGACACAGCAAGAGCTGATTAATCATAAACCAACACAGCTTGCCATGTATGGAATCAACAGGAAAGAAACCACAAGTTTCTCCTCCAAGAGCTGCAAATGCAGGCCAGTAATCAACATTTTCTACGTGTTAAATTTCATCTTAAGAAATCcatctttgaaaatgaaatgcatccTTAAAGGTCTCATCTAACACAATATCTGTGTAATCAATTTCTTCAGACCTGCTGGCAGGCTTTTCAGGTATTTGTGAACTGGATTAGGTTGCCCTTTCCTCTTGGTAACTAAAATAGGGttgaaaaatattgcagaagtTTTTACTGAAGTAAATTACGCGGGTTCTCCTTCTTCATATACTGACTCATAGAtttgcttggttggaaaagaactccaAGATcagagtccaactgtacctgaTGGACAGACACCTGTGCAGGTTCCCTGATGGACAGAAACATTCACAGGACAGACGGACACCTGGCTCCTCACACGCACACCAGTCCCATACctggctccatctccttctccagcacGGCAAAGGCGAGTGCCGGGTGCCGCTGGATGAGCTCCCGGGCAGAGGCGAGCCCCACGATGCCCGCGCCCACCACTGCCACATCGAAGGtgctgcagggagagagagagagggacagTGAGCGCACCCCGACATCCTTCCCTCAGCCTGGGGGCTCCTGAAGATCCTGCCCTGGCTGTGACTCAGGGAGCACTGAGGGGGGCATTGAGGGGGTGCGTGGGGAGtgatgagggagtgcagggggggtgagaggtgctgaggggagcagggaaggggcttGGTGGGTGCTGAGTGGAGCAGGGGACTAGGGGAGCACTGAGGGAGTTCCGAGAGTGCTGAGGGGGCACTGAGGAGGCTCAGGGGGGCAATaatggggagctgggggtgctaAGGGGACTTGGAGGGCGCTGAGGGGGCTCAGGGAGTGCCGAAGGGGCAGCAATGGGTCTTGAGGGGGAATGAGAGGGCTCGGGGGCACTAAGGGGGTGATGGAAGGGACACTGAGGGGGTGATGAGGGGATGCAGAGGGTGATGAGGGGAGCAGGGGGCTGCTGAGAGGGTGCAGGAGGAATGGGGGCCactcgggggggggggctgagagggtgcagggagggagcaggaggtgtGGGAGGAATGGGGGGCGCTTGGGGGGGCGGAGGGGAgttgggggtgcagggggagatGAAGGGGCACAGAGAGCACTAAGGGGGGGTGAGGGGCGCAGCCCCCCCTCACCTGCGGAGCCggcgctgcccccgccccggagccgccgcgccgcccgcccaGCGCCTCAGCGCCAGCGCCGCCATCGCGACCGGGCAAAGCTGCCGCGGCtccgccccctcctcctcccgtAGCGGCtccgccccctcctcctcccgtAGCGGCtccgccccctcctcctcccgtAGCGGCtccgccccctcctcctcccgtAGCGGCtccgccccctcctcctcccgtAGCGGCtccgccccctcctcctcccgtAGCGGCtccgccccctcctcctcccgtAGCGGCtccgccccctcctcctcccgtAGCGGCtccgccccctcctcctcctcccgcggcggctccgccccctcctcctcccgcgGCGGCtccgccccctcctcctcctcccgcggcggctccgccccctcctcctcctcccgcggcggcggctccgccccctcctccgcccgcggcggcggctccgccccctcctcctcccgctcctcctcctcctcccccgctGCTCCGCATTTTCCTCCCgctgcacctcctcctccttctccttcttcctccccttcctcttcttcctctgcctgtttctcctcctcctcctccctcgcTCCGCCCGCTGCTGCTCCTCCCCGGTTCCCCCGCTCTGGGTTCTCTTCTCCCGCCGATGCTGAGGGCGCTGTGGCTGCGGAGGGGCAGCCCGGGGCCGCTGCGGAGCACCCGCCGCCGCTTCTGGGGGTGGCTGAACGCCGTGTTCAACAAGTAAGGGCGGGCGAGGGGCTGggctgccccccaccccccgggGCTCCCCCCGGGGCTCCCACCCGGAACACCCACTCAGCACCCTCCCGCGCACTCACCCCGGCTCCCAGGGGGTCCCCCCGGGGCTCCCATCCCGGCACCCACCCATGCACCCCTCTGGTCcgtcccccgtccccccccggCTCGGACCGGGGCAcccacccccagcacccaccgACCCCGCCCTGGGAGCGGGGGGAGAacagctggagagctgctggcagagaaggacctgcgGGCGCTGCgtgacagcggctgaacatgagccagcagtggcccagggggGCAAGAGGGCCAacggcatcctggcttggatcagccatggggtggccagcaggagcaggggagggattgtgcccctggacttggtgctggtgaggccgcacctcgaatcgtgggttcagttttgggcccttcactccaagaaggacactgaggtgctggagggcCTCCAGaggagggaacggagctggggaaggggctggagaacaggggttctgggagcagctgagggacctgggggtgttcagcctggagaaaaggagcctgaggggaggCCTCATCGCTGTTTGCAACAgcctgaaaggagaggaagtgtcctcaagttgctccagggcaggttcagattggcTGTCAGGGAAAATTCCTTCATTGAGAGGGTTCTCAGCCCTTGGCtgtcaggaaaaattccttcattgaaagggttctcgggtcctggcagaggctgcccagggaggtggtggagtccccattcctggaggagtttaaaaagCGTATGGCAAAGTGTTGGGACATGGTTCAGCAGGCACAGTGATGTTgagctgacggttggactggatgagctgagaggtcttttccaaccttaatgatacTGTGGTTCATTGGGTGCTTGACAGGGCCGTTCCTCACCTGTTCCCCATGACAAAGCTGTGGCCTTCCCAAGGATGGTGTCTCCTCCCATGGTGGCCGAGGCGAGCTGGCAGTGTGGGAGTCTTCCCTAACCCTGTCTTCCTTTGCCTCCTGACTGCATTTAGGCTAGTAGCACAACCCTGCCCCATTACTGGTTGAGAAAAGCATCCTGCCAACCCATCACTCGCACCGCGATTCAGCCACACATGGCTTCCATGGTGACTTTTAGAGAGGTAAAGCCATCCTCCGCGTAATTCCTTCTCTGCCAATAGCTGATAGCTTCGCCTTACGTCTTCTGGCTTGGTGGTATGCTGATGGCTGTGATGGGGCAGGAAGCTCAGCCATACAGCAGGCTCTTCAGGGACTCTGCTTCTATCCAACATTTCTCACCTGACTAAGATATCCTTCTCTTGAAGGGACCCAAGGATTTTTAACTAATAGCTAGTGTGTTTCCTTGAAAAATTGTAGTTGTTGAGGAAGAAAGGCTTCAGGAATGCAGTATATGTGACAGGAACTGAGAGGGTTTTATATCTCAGTGTTTGGGAGACAAATCTGCAATTGTAAAGACGTATTACGGGTCAGGAAGGGTGTTTTGTGTCCTTCCTTTCAGACATGGAAGGAAACAATCAGAAGGATTAAGTCaagttgcatttgttttctttttttttcaccaaagcATCATTTGAGCTAAAAACCCCTCGTGCCAAACTGAAGAATGAGTATgatgcaaataatttcagtaaatCCTCTTCTCACTttttggaggtgctggttgatgagaagcttgacgtgcGCTGGCAGtgctctcgcagcccagaaggccaaccatatcctgggttgcatccaaagcagcatggccagcagggcgagggaggggattctgcccctctattcctctcttgttaGACCTTATCTGGAcaattgtgtccagttctggaatcctcaatataagagggagatggaactgttggaacgggtccagaggagggctacaaggatgattggagggctggagcacctcccatgtgaggacaggctgagagagttggtgttgttcagtGTGGACAAGAGAAGGatccgaggagaccttatagtgaccctccagtacctgaaggggctacaagaaagctgaagagaggCTGTTCAcgaaggcttgtggggatacgacgagggggaatgggtataaactggagaggcgCAGATTTAcgctggacataaggaagaatttcttcatcataagagtggtgaggccctggcccaggttgcccagggaagctgtggctgccccatctctgaaggtgttcaaggccaggttggatggagtttgggcaacctgatccagtgggaggtgtccctgcctatagcaggggggttggaactggatgatctgtatggtcacttccaacccaaactattctatgattctatggttttctGACATCTTATCATGCACGTAACAAAGTGTTTGTGGTGCAGTGTTACTAACCGTTGAGACAATAACCCTACAGCATTACAAAAACCTGTGGGTCTCTTTTTGTCTGAGCAGAGTGGACCATGAGCGTATCCAAGCCGTTGGCCCTGACCGGGCAGCATCAGAGTGGCTGCTGCGATGTGGTGCCCTTGTGCGTTATCAAGGCTACGAGAAGTGGCAGCAGGACTACAACGGTCTCCCAACGGGGCCACTGGGCAAGTACAAGATAGAAGCCATCAATGCCACCGAGTCTTGCATCATGTACAGAGGATTCGACTATCTAGGTAACGTAGCCACAGCTACGCAGAGATCATACGGAATggccttatttttttcagctgcattaAAATAACCAGACCATTTTCTTGTTCCTTATTACAATATAGAGAAATCTTtagaaattcagttttcctttcattccttAGAATGGCTCTACAAACACCCTGCATTTCCTTAGGTTTTGCTGGAGCTGTGGTGTGAAGCACAAAGAGACTGGGAACTTGGTCAGCCTTTACCTGTCATGACAGTAGAGCTAAGGACACGTGACAAACATTTGCTGTTTCGTTGAGTTCAttgtaaagcagcagaaagcgCTATATTAAATCTTCTTCTTAAACCCAGTGATGGCTTTGGTGTCGTTGAAGTCATAAGGCTGCTTATTCTCCAGGCATTTATGtcttcaacaacaaaaagctcTCCGTTTATTACAAAGTAAGAGGTTAAAACCAACGTTTTGGGTCTCCTT contains these protein-coding regions:
- the DMAC2L gene encoding ATP synthase subunit s, mitochondrial; the encoded protein is MLRALWLRRGSPGPLRSTRRRFWGWLNAVFNKVDHERIQAVGPDRAASEWLLRCGALVRYQGYEKWQQDYNGLPTGPLGKYKIEAINATESCIMYRGFDYLDGLEHVTEIQLRKCIYIQDECLQRLSETKNLQKSLLQLKIISCGNVTDKGILALHKLTNLEYLYLSDLPGVRQKETTVRILQQALPNLELELDLE